The proteins below are encoded in one region of Sedimentibacter sp. zth1:
- a CDS encoding Eco57I restriction-modification methylase domain-containing protein: MNKIEQIESLTRKFEENLEYYHDANKHYNEHSCRIEYIDPLLKLLGWDVSNEKALPPQYREVIVENYSTETDRPDYSLTLKGVTKFFVEAKKPAVDISKVFESAFQARKYGWNANHKIVVLTNFEYLIVYDTTYVPEINDNCSVALYRKYHYSEYSSKFNEIEELLSRDNIYNGVFDNFCVNNFICSERHKKQVDDLFLEQINNWRLSLSNYLYSTSEKYRSIGKLNDVVQEFINQIVFLRICEDRNLPLYHKLKDTINGEQVKIKLEELFRLADRRYNSGIFEGENIIFDLNNQIIIDIIISLYYPQSPYMFNIIEPNLLGKIYEAFLTEQLSISDNDTIILKKKKDCVNRAVVTTPTEIVKYMVEKTLSRLCSGKAPKEVEKLKIADIACGSGIFLEEAYNYLIQYCIEWYKINQPDYLIELDSGRKKLPLEDKKRILSSCIFGIDIDIHAVEVAKFSLLIKLIEDESNPSVESCSPILPNIDDNIVYGNSLISSNELAKMNVSNEELIEIAPFDWNLINGGKSFDAIIGNPPYVNTEGMHNLLAQLEFDLYKKSYQTAYKQFDKYFVFVERSIQKVIDGGYVCYIIPNKFFKIGAGQKLRKLISTNQFLVSLDDFGDAQLFADKTIYSSIILMQKQICEQFNYAKVKSSAALWSGEENCSVVLKSTILNEYPWRLTTDFDFLNLLKKLDNVAVSITKYVDIFGGIQTSAETNKTYWFSLENVLQEDENTFTIFKNNKTYTIEKDILRPYFKPVKKSEKGLNTYSILQTDKWIIFPYDVNGHLFAQDIIKTKYSGTYKYLLDNYDDLVPRGIAPQGKRKVPYATADTWYQYGRNQHLSSFANRIKLIVGIMSKAPMYAYDTQNMLISVGGTAGYCAITIKEDSPYELEYIQAWLTNLHTERILQIIGSDFEGGYFARGGDVLKMLPFVELDFNIPEQKEIYDIVVKETREIYKINEQLIKKPEKSVVTTLERKKIKLIKSIEININKVYRLEFLKDD; this comes from the coding sequence TATTATCATGACGCTAATAAGCATTATAATGAACATTCTTGCAGGATTGAATATATTGATCCATTGCTTAAACTGTTGGGATGGGATGTATCTAACGAAAAAGCATTACCTCCTCAATATAGGGAAGTTATTGTTGAGAATTATTCAACTGAAACAGACCGACCAGATTACTCATTAACATTGAAGGGAGTTACAAAGTTTTTTGTTGAAGCAAAGAAACCGGCAGTTGATATTAGTAAAGTATTTGAATCGGCATTTCAAGCAAGAAAGTATGGCTGGAATGCAAATCATAAGATAGTTGTGCTAACAAATTTTGAATATTTAATTGTGTATGATACTACTTATGTTCCGGAAATAAACGATAATTGCTCTGTAGCGTTATATCGTAAATATCACTATAGCGAATACTCAAGTAAATTTAATGAAATAGAAGAGCTTTTATCTCGTGATAATATCTATAATGGTGTTTTTGATAACTTTTGTGTAAATAATTTTATCTGTTCAGAAAGACATAAAAAACAAGTTGACGATTTATTTTTAGAGCAAATTAACAACTGGAGATTATCATTAAGTAATTATTTATACAGTACATCTGAAAAATATCGTTCAATAGGAAAGCTTAATGATGTGGTACAGGAGTTTATAAATCAAATTGTTTTTTTGAGAATATGTGAAGACAGAAATTTACCATTATATCATAAATTAAAGGACACAATTAATGGTGAACAGGTAAAAATAAAATTAGAGGAACTTTTCCGTTTAGCAGATAGAAGATATAATTCTGGAATATTTGAAGGTGAAAATATAATTTTTGATCTAAATAACCAAATTATTATTGATATTATTATAAGCCTTTATTATCCTCAAAGTCCATATATGTTTAATATTATTGAGCCAAACTTACTTGGAAAAATATATGAGGCATTTTTAACAGAACAACTATCTATTTCTGATAATGATACAATTATCCTGAAAAAGAAGAAAGATTGTGTTAATAGAGCAGTTGTAACTACTCCAACTGAAATTGTCAAATATATGGTCGAAAAAACTTTAAGTAGATTATGTTCAGGAAAAGCACCAAAAGAAGTGGAAAAATTAAAAATTGCGGATATTGCTTGTGGGTCTGGAATATTCTTGGAGGAAGCCTATAATTATTTGATACAGTATTGTATAGAGTGGTACAAGATAAATCAGCCTGATTATTTGATTGAATTAGATTCAGGGCGCAAAAAATTACCGCTAGAGGATAAAAAAAGAATATTATCTTCGTGCATTTTTGGTATAGACATAGATATTCATGCTGTTGAAGTTGCGAAATTTTCATTATTAATTAAACTTATAGAGGATGAATCAAATCCATCTGTAGAATCTTGTTCACCAATATTACCTAATATTGATGATAATATTGTTTATGGTAATTCATTAATTAGCAGTAATGAGTTAGCAAAGATGAATGTTTCAAATGAAGAATTGATTGAAATTGCACCATTTGATTGGAATTTAATTAATGGTGGTAAATCTTTTGATGCTATTATTGGAAATCCTCCATACGTAAATACAGAAGGTATGCATAATCTTCTAGCTCAACTTGAATTTGATTTATACAAAAAAAGTTATCAAACTGCTTATAAGCAGTTTGATAAATACTTTGTTTTTGTAGAAAGATCTATTCAAAAAGTTATAGATGGAGGATATGTTTGTTACATTATTCCTAATAAGTTCTTTAAAATTGGAGCTGGTCAAAAGTTGAGAAAGCTTATATCGACAAATCAGTTTTTGGTTTCATTAGATGATTTTGGTGATGCACAACTTTTTGCTGACAAAACAATTTATAGTTCAATTATTTTAATGCAAAAACAGATTTGTGAACAATTTAATTATGCAAAGGTAAAGTCCTCCGCAGCATTATGGTCGGGAGAAGAGAATTGTTCTGTTGTATTAAAAAGCACTATACTTAATGAATATCCTTGGAGATTGACTACTGATTTTGATTTCTTGAATTTATTGAAGAAATTAGATAATGTTGCTGTTTCAATTACAAAATATGTTGATATTTTTGGAGGAATTCAAACAAGCGCAGAAACTAATAAAACATATTGGTTTTCATTAGAAAATGTTCTGCAGGAAGATGAAAATACATTTACTATTTTTAAAAACAATAAGACTTATACTATTGAAAAAGATATATTAAGACCATATTTTAAACCTGTTAAAAAAAGCGAAAAGGGATTAAATACTTATAGTATCTTGCAAACCGATAAATGGATTATATTTCCATATGATGTTAATGGGCATTTATTTGCTCAAGATATAATAAAAACTAAATATAGCGGTACATACAAATATTTACTTGATAATTATGATGATCTTGTACCACGAGGAATAGCACCACAAGGGAAAAGAAAAGTTCCTTATGCAACAGCTGATACTTGGTATCAATATGGCAGGAATCAGCATCTTTCATCATTTGCTAATAGAATAAAGCTAATTGTTGGAATTATGAGCAAAGCTCCTATGTATGCATATGATACTCAGAATATGTTAATATCGGTTGGAGGTACAGCAGGATATTGTGCCATAACTATTAAAGAAGATAGTCCGTATGAGTTAGAGTATATTCAAGCATGGCTTACAAATTTACACACGGAACGCATATTACAGATTATAGGTAGTGATTTTGAAGGTGGTTATTTTGCTCGTGGTGGTGATGTTTTGAAAATGTTACCGTTTGTTGAACTAGATTTTAATATTCCAGAGCAAAAAGAAATATATGATATTGTTGTAAAAGAGACACGAGAGATTTATAAAATTAATGAGCAGTTAATAAAAAAACCTGAAAAAAGTGTTGTTACTACACTTGAACGAAAAAAAATTAAACTTATTAAATCAATTGAAATAAATATAAATAAAGTATATAGGCTTGAATTCTTAAAGGATGATTAA